The Clostridium sporogenes genome contains a region encoding:
- a CDS encoding glycoside hydrolase family 30 protein has product MKFIHYKTTKKDKFLKNEINNTTDGRPTLHVSQIENRVIEGFGSCFNELGMKALNHLDENEKSKVLDKLFLTKGDCRFNLCRMPIGASDYATKWYSYNENENDFEMKKFSIEKDKRLLIPYIKEALKRNPNIILTASPWSPPTWMKTQKAYNFGTLRFEEKVLKAYALYFVKFVQAYEEEGITIHQVHVQNEVVADQKFPSCRWTGEQLRDFIKNYLGPAFEKHNINSQIWLGTINAPEPYVEWLEDYTQDFDVYAGLVLRDPKAYKYVRGVGYQWAGKNAIQRSVEAFPEKRFIQTENECGNGKNTWIYAEYVFNLFRHYIVNGVNGYMYWNAVLEPKGMSTWGWEQNSMITVNPETKEVVYNPEFYVMKHFSHFVQIGAKRLTTSGVDSVDTVAFKNPDGSIIIVISNKNDNSRITNIEFADEIFEVELEGHSFNTIVLE; this is encoded by the coding sequence ATGAAATTTATACATTATAAAACTACTAAAAAAGATAAATTCTTAAAAAATGAAATTAATAATACTACAGATGGAAGACCAACATTACATGTTTCACAAATTGAAAATAGAGTGATAGAGGGATTTGGAAGTTGTTTTAACGAGTTAGGTATGAAAGCATTAAATCATTTAGATGAAAATGAAAAAAGTAAAGTTTTGGATAAATTATTTTTAACTAAAGGTGACTGTCGTTTTAATCTTTGTAGAATGCCTATTGGAGCAAGTGATTATGCAACAAAGTGGTATAGCTATAATGAAAATGAAAACGATTTTGAGATGAAGAAGTTTAGTATTGAAAAGGATAAAAGGCTTCTTATACCTTATATAAAAGAAGCATTAAAAAGAAATCCTAATATAATTCTTACAGCTTCTCCATGGAGTCCTCCAACTTGGATGAAAACACAGAAGGCTTACAATTTTGGAACTCTACGCTTTGAAGAGAAAGTTTTAAAAGCATATGCTCTTTATTTTGTTAAATTTGTACAAGCATATGAGGAAGAAGGAATAACAATTCATCAAGTTCATGTTCAAAATGAAGTTGTTGCAGATCAAAAATTTCCATCTTGTAGATGGACAGGAGAGCAATTAAGAGATTTTATTAAAAATTATTTAGGGCCAGCATTTGAAAAGCATAATATTAACAGTCAAATTTGGTTAGGAACAATTAATGCGCCAGAACCTTATGTTGAATGGTTAGAAGATTATACACAGGATTTTGATGTTTATGCGGGCTTAGTATTAAGAGATCCAAAAGCATATAAGTATGTTAGAGGGGTAGGATATCAATGGGCAGGCAAAAATGCTATTCAGCGTTCAGTTGAAGCATTCCCAGAAAAAAGATTTATCCAAACTGAAAATGAGTGTGGTAATGGTAAAAATACATGGATATATGCAGAATATGTTTTTAATTTATTCAGACATTATATTGTAAATGGTGTAAATGGATATATGTATTGGAATGCTGTTTTAGAACCAAAAGGAATGAGTACTTGGGGATGGGAACAGAATTCTATGATAACTGTAAATCCAGAAACTAAAGAAGTTGTGTATAATCCAGAGTTTTATGTAATGAAACATTTTTCTCATTTTGTTCAAATCGGCGCGAAAAGATTAACTACTTCAGGTGTAGATTCTGTTGATACAGTAGCTTTTAAGAATCCAGATGGATCTATAATTATTGTAATTTCAAATAAAAATGATAATTCGAGAATTACTAATATTGAATTTGCAGATGAAATATTTGAAGTTGAATTAGAAGGACATTCATTTAACACTATTGTTTTAGAATAA
- a CDS encoding ROK family protein, whose product MDNKNYLSIDIGGTFIKYGVLDHSGNIISKNKKRTSKNIDDLLFDLSEIVENSSEHISGIGISTPGKVDTKAGIIYGGGNLTFLDKWPIVSILQDKYKIPVAVENDGKSAALAEMWLGNLQDVDDGAAIILGTGIGGGIVLDKKLRKGKHYSAGEISFMINKSEEKSDLKFHGFNGSAVRMIKTIGEYLGLSDPLDGKAVFKAIISGNDFANQVFKKYCNIIVELINNIQCALDLEKYVIGGGISKNKILIEGIQDSFNRLRMREPFLQKSIHCPIIEATKFNNDANLYGALYNLLLDEETINIIKNNENMGD is encoded by the coding sequence ATGGATAATAAAAATTATTTAAGTATAGATATTGGAGGAACTTTTATTAAATACGGAGTTTTAGATCATTCAGGTAATATTATTTCTAAAAATAAAAAAAGAACTTCAAAAAACATAGATGATTTACTATTTGATTTATCAGAAATAGTAGAAAATTCATCTGAACATATAAGTGGTATAGGTATTAGTACCCCAGGAAAAGTGGATACAAAGGCAGGGATAATTTATGGAGGAGGTAATTTAACTTTTCTGGATAAATGGCCCATAGTATCAATTTTACAAGATAAATATAAAATCCCTGTAGCGGTAGAAAATGATGGTAAATCAGCAGCTCTTGCAGAGATGTGGCTAGGAAATTTACAAGATGTTGATGATGGTGCTGCAATTATACTTGGTACGGGAATTGGAGGTGGAATAGTATTAGATAAAAAGTTAAGGAAAGGAAAGCACTATTCTGCAGGGGAAATTAGCTTTATGATAAACAAATCAGAAGAAAAAAGTGACTTGAAATTTCATGGATTTAATGGTTCAGCAGTGAGAATGATAAAGACAATTGGAGAATATTTAGGTTTATCAGATCCTTTAGATGGAAAAGCTGTGTTTAAAGCTATTATTTCTGGTAATGATTTTGCAAATCAAGTATTTAAGAAGTATTGTAATATTATTGTTGAACTTATTAATAATATTCAATGTGCTTTGGATTTAGAGAAGTACGTAATAGGGGGAGGGATTAGCAAAAATAAAATATTAATTGAAGGAATTCAAGATTCATTTAACAGATTAAGAATGAGAGAACCATTTTTACAAAAATCAATACATTGTCCAATTATTGAAGCTACAAAATTCAATAATGATGCTAATCTTTATGGAGCTTTGTATAATCTACTATTAGATGAAGAAACTATTAATATAATAAAAAATAATGAAAATATGGGGGATTAA
- a CDS encoding glycoside hydrolase family 1 protein has protein sequence MKTNFPESFLWGGAVAANQCEGAYNIDGKGLSVQDVAPKGIKAGPTLEPTPDNMKLIGIDFYHRYKEDIKLFAEMGFKVFRLSIAWSRIFTNGDEEEANEKGLQFYDDVFDECLKYGIQPLVTISHYETPLHLSKTYDGWKSRKMIGFFDKYARTVFKRYKNKVKYWLTFNEINSITHAPFLSGGIYTPLEELSKQEIYQAIHHELVASATAVKACHEIIPDAKIGCMILGMPVYPMTPSSEDMWETLNKERENFFFSDVQVRGYYPSYSKRFFRENNVKLDITHEDIEILKNTVDFISFSYYMSICESSDKSIKPGEGNIIGGIPNPYLEASEWGWQIDPKGLRYYLNILYDRYQKPLFIVENGLGAVDELVELEDGTKIVLDDYRISYLRDHLIQVAEAIEDGVDLMGYTSWGCIDLVSFTTSELKKRYGFIYVDRNDDGTGTLERYKKKSFYWYKEVISSNGDIEALCSNISIEKDKI, from the coding sequence ATGAAAACGAACTTTCCAGAAAGTTTTTTATGGGGCGGTGCAGTTGCAGCTAACCAATGTGAAGGAGCTTATAACATTGATGGTAAAGGATTAAGCGTGCAAGATGTAGCACCAAAGGGAATAAAAGCTGGTCCAACATTAGAGCCTACGCCAGATAATATGAAACTTATAGGTATAGATTTTTATCATAGATATAAAGAAGATATTAAACTTTTTGCAGAAATGGGATTTAAAGTCTTTAGATTATCAATTGCTTGGTCAAGAATATTTACTAATGGAGATGAGGAAGAAGCAAATGAGAAAGGACTACAATTTTATGATGATGTTTTTGATGAATGCTTGAAGTATGGCATACAACCACTAGTAACAATATCTCATTATGAAACCCCATTACATTTATCTAAAACTTACGACGGGTGGAAAAGTCGTAAAATGATTGGATTTTTTGATAAGTATGCTCGTACAGTTTTTAAAAGATATAAAAATAAAGTAAAATACTGGTTAACATTTAATGAAATTAATTCAATTACTCATGCGCCATTTTTAAGTGGTGGAATTTATACACCACTAGAAGAATTAAGCAAACAAGAAATATATCAAGCTATTCATCATGAATTAGTAGCTAGTGCAACAGCAGTAAAAGCATGTCATGAAATTATTCCTGATGCTAAAATAGGATGCATGATTTTAGGTATGCCTGTATATCCAATGACACCATCATCAGAAGATATGTGGGAGACTCTTAATAAAGAAAGAGAAAATTTTTTCTTTTCAGATGTTCAAGTACGTGGTTATTATCCATCGTATTCAAAAAGATTTTTTAGAGAAAATAATGTTAAGTTAGATATTACACATGAAGATATAGAAATATTAAAAAATACTGTAGATTTTATTTCATTTAGTTATTATATGAGCATTTGTGAGTCTAGTGATAAATCTATAAAACCAGGTGAAGGAAATATTATTGGAGGAATACCTAACCCTTATTTAGAAGCAAGCGAATGGGGATGGCAAATTGATCCTAAAGGATTAAGATACTATCTTAATATATTATATGATCGTTATCAAAAACCATTATTTATAGTTGAAAATGGATTAGGAGCTGTAGATGAATTAGTTGAGCTAGAAGATGGGACAAAAATAGTATTAGATGATTATAGAATTTCATATTTAAGAGATCATTTAATTCAGGTAGCAGAAGCAATTGAAGATGGAGTAGACTTAATGGGATATACTTCTTGGGGGTGCATTGATTTAGTTAGTTTTACTACTTCTGAGTTAAAGAAACGTTATGGATTTATTTATGTAGATCGTAATGATGATGGAACAGGGACATTAGAACGTTATAAGAAAAAAAGCTTTTACTGGTATAAAGAAGTAATTTCAAGTAATGGAGATATTGAAGCACTATGTTCAAATATTAGTATTGAAAAAGATAAAATATAA
- a CDS encoding helix-turn-helix domain-containing protein, which produces MNINSIIAENLKTLRTERNLSLGQLAELSGISKVMLSQIEKGDTNPTINTLWKIAKGLKVPYTSLLEQKKHDTYVIKKRDIEAQFTEGGHYRVYCYYTSTPYRNFELFQIEIDEGCSYKSIGHSKKCQEYIMVLEGELTLEINNETYKLTPDDSISFSASNQHVYVNTGSGTLKATITNFYPA; this is translated from the coding sequence ATGAATATAAATTCTATTATTGCAGAAAATCTAAAAACACTTCGTACTGAAAGAAATTTAAGTTTAGGTCAACTTGCTGAATTATCTGGTATCAGTAAAGTCATGCTGTCTCAGATTGAAAAAGGTGACACTAATCCAACTATAAATACCTTATGGAAAATAGCTAAAGGATTGAAGGTTCCTTATACTTCATTACTCGAACAAAAAAAGCATGATACTTATGTTATAAAGAAAAGAGATATTGAAGCTCAATTTACTGAAGGAGGGCATTATCGAGTATATTGTTACTATACCAGCACACCCTATCGTAATTTTGAACTTTTTCAAATTGAAATTGATGAAGGTTGTTCATATAAATCTATAGGTCACTCTAAAAAATGCCAGGAATATATTATGGTGTTGGAAGGTGAATTAACATTAGAAATAAACAATGAAACTTATAAATTGACTCCTGATGATTCAATAAGTTTTTCTGCCTCTAATCAACATGTATATGTTAATACTGGTAGTGGAACATTAAAAGCTACAATAACAAATTTTTATCCTGCCTAA
- a CDS encoding hydrolase yields MITREEAWNLLNEYNKEAFHIQHALTVEGTMKYYAEKLGYEDEAEFWSMVGLLHDLDFEIYPEQHCIKTQEIMKQRGLDERLIRAAASHGYGLCSGELPKPEHQMEKVLFAVDELTGLIGAAARMRPSKSVMDMEVSSLKKKFKDKKFAAGCSRDVIKQGAEMLGWELNKLFEETILAMRSCEAYINNQMEAYNN; encoded by the coding sequence ATGATAACAAGAGAAGAAGCGTGGAATTTACTTAATGAGTACAATAAAGAGGCATTTCATATTCAACATGCTTTAACAGTTGAAGGAACTATGAAATATTATGCAGAGAAATTGGGATATGAAGATGAAGCAGAATTTTGGTCTATGGTCGGTTTGCTTCATGATTTGGATTTTGAAATCTATCCAGAACAACATTGCATCAAAACTCAAGAAATTATGAAACAGCGAGGCCTTGATGAAAGATTAATAAGAGCAGCAGCTAGTCATGGCTATGGACTTTGCTCAGGAGAACTTCCTAAACCAGAGCATCAGATGGAAAAAGTATTATTTGCAGTAGATGAACTTACAGGGCTTATTGGTGCAGCAGCAAGAATGCGTCCATCTAAGAGTGTTATGGATATGGAAGTTTCAAGTCTTAAGAAAAAATTTAAGGATAAGAAATTTGCAGCGGGATGTTCACGGGATGTAATTAAGCAAGGTGCAGAAATGCTTGGATGGGAGTTAAATAAATTATTTGAAGAAACAATTTTAGCTATGCGTTCTTGTGAAGCATATATTAATAATCAAATGGAAGCTTATAATAATTAG
- a CDS encoding sigma-70 family RNA polymerase sigma factor — MKVPLEGMEKMINEDNFIQGLKSKDLKSLDYLVENYSDLALKISYSILNNRQLSEECTNDILLKIWDNIDSFKGNSKNFAKWFVVVTKRHAIDVLRREKRHRYNLELKEDLAYTLDDNTFEQVNKKLEGEALKSSLEMLDKNSKEIIVRRYFEDESLEKISSSLEINKSAVSNRLSRVKKKLKHIFIGGIL; from the coding sequence ATGAAGGTACCTTTAGAAGGGATGGAGAAGATGATAAATGAAGACAATTTTATTCAAGGCCTAAAATCTAAAGATTTAAAATCTTTAGATTATTTAGTAGAAAATTATTCTGATTTAGCATTAAAGATAAGCTATAGTATTTTAAATAATAGACAACTTAGTGAAGAATGCACCAATGATATTTTGCTTAAGATTTGGGATAACATAGATTCTTTTAAAGGAAATAGTAAGAATTTTGCAAAATGGTTTGTGGTAGTAACTAAAAGACATGCAATAGATGTTTTAAGAAGAGAAAAAAGACACAGGTATAACTTAGAGTTAAAGGAAGATTTGGCTTATACCCTTGATGATAATACATTTGAACAAGTAAATAAGAAGCTAGAGGGAGAAGCATTGAAATCTAGTTTAGAAATGCTAGATAAAAATAGTAAAGAAATTATTGTTAGACGTTATTTTGAAGATGAGAGCCTAGAGAAAATAAGTTCTAGCCTCGAGATAAATAAAAGTGCTGTAAGTAATAGGCTTTCTAGAGTTAAGAAGAAGCTAAAGCATATATTTATAGGAGGGATTTTATAA
- a CDS encoding DUF4179 domain-containing protein gives MDYDFENIHFQDVDLEEYNSIDIKFSNKEKEDIKKKLRKKIAKRRNKRKGLVASIALVLTSVLLFSNASSVIANVVPTFNKIYESIGFKSKNLPHSIYIGKTYEENGIKVTLENLVGTKHVIKVSIKVEYSDKWKKSERPLVYFAYGFQGKLDTGSSGGLKNIDENTELMVLDFSSDKELPSKGNFEIKAMSDGFNKSLVWNMNVDFSKNFKDTIEKQVNISKNIGVNINHIEANILGIIIKSNNWLVALSNGDTYYLKLDNKIYPIFGSEWTSEKEDYIFTFLENVNYNSIKNSKNISLIKHSIERSKKIDSNKMVKEEEIKYYDKIEKQLNNIPKEEDSGVVYTKNITFNNGNRAEIYNIERKGGKIRVYVKGDDKKQVFNMFSFLYTSTGILVQSIEETNVGYIGEFNDISKNKVTIKMNGGILECEGIYKQEESNVILK, from the coding sequence ATGGACTATGATTTTGAAAATATTCATTTCCAAGATGTAGATTTAGAAGAATATAATTCTATAGATATAAAATTTTCTAATAAAGAAAAGGAAGATATAAAAAAGAAGCTAAGAAAAAAGATTGCTAAAAGAAGAAATAAGAGAAAGGGATTAGTGGCTTCTATAGCATTAGTATTGACATCAGTATTACTATTCTCTAATGCAAGTAGTGTAATAGCTAATGTAGTGCCTACATTTAATAAAATATATGAAAGCATTGGTTTTAAATCAAAGAATTTACCACATTCAATTTATATTGGAAAAACTTATGAAGAAAATGGTATAAAGGTTACTTTAGAAAATTTGGTAGGAACAAAGCATGTTATAAAGGTGTCTATAAAAGTAGAGTATAGTGATAAATGGAAAAAATCAGAGAGGCCTTTAGTTTATTTTGCTTATGGTTTTCAAGGAAAATTAGATACAGGTTCATCTGGAGGATTAAAAAATATTGATGAAAATACAGAGCTTATGGTTCTTGATTTTTCTTCAGATAAGGAGTTACCAAGTAAAGGAAATTTTGAAATTAAAGCAATGAGTGATGGCTTTAATAAATCATTAGTTTGGAATATGAATGTAGATTTTTCAAAGAATTTTAAAGATACTATTGAAAAACAAGTAAATATTTCTAAGAATATAGGAGTGAATATTAATCATATTGAAGCTAATATACTAGGTATTATTATAAAGAGTAATAATTGGTTAGTAGCTTTATCTAATGGGGATACTTATTATTTAAAATTAGATAATAAAATTTATCCAATCTTTGGATCAGAATGGACTAGTGAAAAAGAAGATTATATTTTTACTTTTTTAGAAAATGTTAATTATAATTCAATAAAAAACTCTAAAAATATTTCTCTTATAAAACATAGTATTGAAAGATCTAAGAAAATAGATAGTAACAAAATGGTAAAGGAAGAAGAGATAAAATATTATGACAAAATAGAGAAACAATTAAATAATATCCCTAAAGAAGAGGATAGTGGAGTAGTTTATACGAAAAATATTACATTTAATAATGGGAATAGGGCTGAAATTTATAATATAGAAAGAAAAGGTGGAAAAATTCGAGTTTATGTTAAAGGTGATGATAAGAAACAAGTATTTAATATGTTTTCATTTTTGTACACCAGTACAGGTATTTTAGTTCAAAGCATAGAGGAGACTAATGTAGGATATATTGGAGAATTTAATGATATATCAAAGAATAAGGTAACTATTAAAATGAATGGTGGTATATTAGAATGTGAAGGAATTTATAAACAAGAGGAATCGAATGTTATATTAAAATAG
- a CDS encoding TetR/AcrR family transcriptional regulator — MGTAFTDNEKNIIKTKLKACASICMSKYGIKKTTVDELVKEVGISKGAFYKFYDSKELLFFEVFEDCHSEIYGAALNILITRTDLSERERVEEALLKAYKLMKESSMMYIIENELQYLLRKIPPEVLKNHFHSDDVHIQELIRESGITINKSPEFVCAVVKAIMLTLSHQKNIGEEYYDDVLNLLVKGACQQLLEE, encoded by the coding sequence ATGGGGACAGCTTTTACAGATAATGAAAAAAATATAATAAAAACTAAATTAAAGGCTTGTGCAAGTATCTGTATGAGTAAGTATGGTATAAAAAAAACAACTGTTGATGAATTAGTTAAAGAGGTTGGTATATCTAAAGGAGCTTTCTATAAATTTTATGATTCTAAAGAATTACTTTTCTTTGAGGTATTTGAAGATTGTCATAGTGAAATATACGGAGCTGCACTTAATATTTTAATTACCCGTACAGATTTAAGTGAAAGGGAACGTGTAGAAGAAGCTCTTCTTAAAGCTTACAAACTTATGAAAGAATCTTCTATGATGTATATAATAGAAAACGAACTGCAATATTTATTGAGAAAGATTCCACCTGAAGTATTAAAAAATCATTTTCATAGTGATGATGTACATATACAAGAACTTATTAGAGAATCAGGAATCACTATAAATAAAAGTCCTGAATTTGTATGTGCAGTTGTTAAGGCTATTATGTTGACACTTTCTCATCAAAAAAATATTGGGGAGGAATACTATGATGATGTACTAAATTTATTAGTTAAAGGGGCTTGTCAACAATTATTAGAAGAATAA
- a CDS encoding ABC transporter ATP-binding protein — translation MFLDVRDIKKSYGGVENSTQILNGISLGVERGQMCVILGPSGSGKSTLLNTIGGLDGVDEGQIVVDGLDISKLKSKELSLYRRNYLGFIFQFYNLVPNLTLRENIQVCEYLSKESLDLDELLEVLGIKEHKNKFPSQLSGGQQQRCAIARALIKNPKLLLCDEPTGALDYKTSKEILILLEEINKKYGTTMLIVTHNTVIKDMVHKVIKIKDGQISNEYVNKNPIPAIELQW, via the coding sequence ATGTTTTTAGATGTAAGAGATATTAAGAAAAGTTATGGTGGAGTAGAAAATTCAACTCAGATATTAAATGGAATTAGTCTAGGGGTAGAGAGAGGACAAATGTGCGTTATTTTAGGTCCTAGCGGTTCAGGAAAATCAACGTTACTTAATACAATCGGAGGATTAGACGGAGTAGATGAGGGGCAAATTGTTGTAGATGGGTTAGATATCAGTAAGTTAAAAAGTAAAGAATTATCACTTTACAGAAGAAATTACTTAGGGTTTATTTTTCAGTTTTATAATCTTGTACCTAATTTAACACTAAGAGAAAATATACAGGTATGTGAATATTTGTCAAAGGAATCACTAGATTTAGATGAATTATTGGAAGTATTAGGTATAAAAGAACATAAAAATAAGTTTCCATCCCAATTATCCGGTGGACAACAACAACGTTGTGCTATAGCAAGAGCTTTAATAAAAAATCCTAAGCTATTATTATGTGATGAACCTACAGGTGCTCTAGATTATAAAACCTCTAAAGAAATCTTAATATTACTAGAGGAGATTAATAAAAAATACGGTACCACAATGCTTATTGTTACACATAATACAGTTATTAAAGATATGGTTCATAAAGTTATAAAGATTAAAGATGGACAAATTAGTAATGAATATGTAAATAAAAATCCAATACCAGCAATAGAATTACAGTGGTAG